A section of the Rhineura floridana isolate rRhiFlo1 unplaced genomic scaffold, rRhiFlo1.hap2 scaffold_24, whole genome shotgun sequence genome encodes:
- the LOC133375417 gene encoding zinc finger protein 883-like produces the protein MLASGVARGEPGDKGYIWGVKAEGEPSEVSLEKAEEQMQEQRLRSQDGAKRQEERQTHTGEKSHKCLECGKSFSQSGHLIRHHKTHTGDKPHKCLECGKSFSRSDSLTSHQRTHMGEKPYECLECGKTFSQGGNLTLHQRSHKGHKLYKCLECGKTFSRGDQLTSHHRSHTEDKPHTCLACGKSFSRSDSLTLHQKTHMGDKPHTCLECGKSFRWSSTLTSHHRTHTGDKPYECLECGKSFSLSSTLTSHHRTHTGDKPYECLECGKSFSRTDNLTSHQRTHTGDKPYKCLECGKSFSRSDKLTSHQRTHTGVKPYKCLECGKSFSQSSTLTYHQRTHMGDKPYKCLECGKSFSQSSHLIFHQRNHTGDKPYECLECGKSFSRRTTLTSHQRTHTGDKPYICLECGKSFSHSSNLTSHQRAHTGEKPHKCLECGKTFSQSSNLTSHQRTHTGDKPYKCFECGKGFSQGGNLSLHQRSHTGEKPHKCLECGQTFRWNSSLTSHQRTHTGDKPYECLECGKSFSQSSAFSKHKRTHTGDKPHKCLECGKSFSQGGNLTLHQRSHTGDKPYKCFECGKSFSRSDSLTSHQRTHTGDKPYECLECGKSFSDSSAFSKHKRTHTGDKPHKCLECGKTFRQCGNLTLHQRTHTGDKAYKCLECGKTFSRGDQLTSHHRSHTGDKPYECL, from the coding sequence gatacatctggggagtcaaggctgagggagaaccatctgaagtatcactggaaaaagctgaggagcagatgcaggagcagagactgaggagtcaagatggagcaaagagacaagaggagcgACAGACGCACACAGGGGAAAAatctcataaatgcttggagtgtggaaagagctttagtcagagtggccaccttattaggcatcacaaaactcatacaggggacaaacctcataaatgcttggaatgtggaaagagcttcagtcggagtgacagccttacttcgcatcaaagaactcacatgggagagaaaccttatgaatgcttggagtgtggaaagaccttcagtcagggtggaaaccttactttgcatcaaagaagtcacaaaGGGCACAAActttataaatgcctggagtgtggaaagaccttcagtcgggGTGACcaacttacttcgcatcacagatcTCACACAGAggacaaacctcatacatgcttggcatgtggaaagagcttcagtcggagtgacagccttactttgcatcaaaaaaCTCATATGGGagacaaacctcatacatgcttggagtgtggaaagagcttcaggtggagtagcacccttacttcacatcacagaactcacacaggggacaaaccttatgaatgcttggagtgtggaaagagcttcagtctgagtagcacccttacttcacatcacagaactcacacaggggacaaaccttatgaatgcttggagtgtggaaagagcttcagtcggactgacaaccttacttcgcatcaaagaactcacacgggagacaaaccttataaatgcctggaatgtggaaagagcttcagtcggagtgacaaacttacttcgcatcaaagaactcacacgggagtcaaaccttataaatgtttggagtgtggaaagagcttcagtcagagtagcacccttacttatcatcaaagaactcacatgggagacaaaccttataaatgcttggagtgtggaaagagcttcagtcagagtagccaccttatttTCCATCAAAGaaatcacacaggggacaaaccttatgaatgcttggagtgcggaaagagcttcagtcggagaaccacccttacttcgcatcaaagaactcacacgggagacaaaccttatatatgcttggaatgtggtaagagcttcagtcacagtagcaaccttacttcgcatcaaagagctcacacaggggaaaaacctcataaatgcctggagtgtggaaagaccttcagtcagagtagcaaccttacttcgcatcaaagaactcacacgggagacaaaccttataaatgctttgagtgtggaaagggcttcagtcaGGGTGGAAACCTTAgtttgcatcaaagaagtcacacaggggaaaaacctcataaatgtttggagtgtggacaGACCTTCAGGTGGAATAGCTCCCtaacttcgcatcaaagaactcacacaggggacaaaccttatgaatgcttggagtgtggaaagagcttcagtcagagtagtgcctttagtaaacataaaagaactcacacaggagacaaacctcataaatgcttggaatgtggaaagagcttcagtcagggtggaaaccttactttgcatcaaagaagtcacaccggggacaaaccttataaatgctttgagtgtggaaagagcttcagtcgtagtgacagccttacttcgcatcaaagaactcacacaggagacaaaccttatgaatgcttggagtgtggaaagagcttcagtgacagtagtgcctttagtaaacataaaagaactcacacaggggacaaacctcataaatgcttggagtgtggaaagaccttccgTCAGTGTggaaaccttactttgcatcaaagaactcacacaggggacaaagcttataaatgcctggagtgtggaaagaccttcagtcgggGTGACcaacttacttcacatcacagatctcacacaggggacaaaccttatgaatgcctttag